In the genome of Mercurialis annua linkage group LG8, ddMerAnnu1.2, whole genome shotgun sequence, the window CAGTACCCTCATCGTTCAAGGCAATATTACGGCAACTGTTTTGTTTCCCGAGTAATGATATAAGATATTCCATGCTTCTGCAATGTAGATCAAGCAAATGGAATATCTGATTTTcttgtaagttttttttttgggtaGATGAACATTTGAACTTAATATTCTTGTTTATAGTGTTCACTTAAAACATGAATACAAATTCACACTTGAAACACAAATGAAAATCCACATTCATTTCGAATATACACCGATCCAAATGAACTTTTGTATCCCTTTATATACTAAAGCATGTATCACATTTTTGTGCAGATATTATATAGAAACAAGAGAAGTAGATGGCCTACGTGGATGAAACTCGAATCCAAACTTCATTTGTCTTGTTTCCTGATATTTGGAACTATTGCTTAATCTGTAATGTTTAGAGCCTCTACTTCTCTCACTACCATGGAAGTCCTGAACTTCTATCAGGACTCCAACGACTTCTTCAATATCTGGCCTGAGCTTTGGTTCCACTAAAACACATTTTAATGCAAGTTGAGCAACTTTTATCACATTGGTTGTGGCATGGTGGCCTGAGATGGCAGGAtttaaaatttgggaaaacatgTCCTTGCGTCCACGAAGGTTCCTTGCCCAAGTACCTAAATTTTGTTCTTCGGGTTGCCGATTTCTCTCCATAACTCGCCTGCCAGAGATCATTTCGAGGAGAACAATCCCAAAACTGTATACATCACACTTTTTACTAAGATGACCTATGTGAGAAGGAAATACAGTATGTGAGAAGCAGATAGATGAAACTAGCACGAAATATTAATTGTTATCTATGTAGATAAAGACATACAAACAGAAAATACCAAAATGGAAAACAGACAAAATGACATTTTTCACAAGAATATGTCATATCTACAGAGTTTTAGAGTTTCATAAGCATTTTCAAAAACGAAAAAGGTAACTCCAAAATATTGGAGTTAAAAAGTTTCGGGCAACATCTCGTAATCACACATTATAGAAGACTATTcggattattatattttgtaaacaGGACAAGAAATGCCCATATGTGGAATATGGCAATATACCAAACCAAAGAAATACCTGTTCTAATATATTCAGGTGCGGCATATTCAGTGTCCACGGCCCTTGTGGAAACATAGCTTTTACTGCCTGTTGGCCCATCTCTAGCCAACCCAAAACCGGAGAGTTTGGCGTTATAATTCTGTTGTTTTAAATTGAGAAACAAATGTAATATTAAGTTCTAGTAACAACGTGACTCCAACAAAACTAGATTCAGCAGCTAGACATTTTCACTTACTGCGTCGAGCAGGATACTAGAAATCTTAATGTCTCGATGTATTGCATAAACCTTATTATGAAGAAATGCTAGAGCCTCAGCAGCACCAAGAGCAACTTTCATTCGGCGATCCCAAGATAGTGCTTGAATGTGGGACTCCCCTGCTCCTACAATACATATTTGATGTCATAAGAAAGATGTCACCGTAAGATTTCAAACAGAATAACAATGAAGATTTCAATTACTCACTGATGAATATATGATCCTCCAGGCTTCCATTGGGCATAAACTCATAGACTAGAAGCCGATAGTCATTCTCAAAGCAGTAACCGATCAATTTCACAAGATTTGGATGATAAAGTTGCCCCAGGTATTTGATTTCTGTCTATTCCACAAAAAATTGTCAATCATACTCTTTTAGAGATAGAACTAACAAGTGTTTGATGTAATTTCAACACAGTCCAGATATTGACTCTAAGTATCTTATGGTGCGAATGACTGACCTGTGTTGAAAAGAGGCAAGCATAATGCTTATATGAAAAAGATGAGATAAAGGACACTTACCAAGCATTCTTGTTGACCTTGGCTACCATTTGGGTTAAGCATCGCTACAGCAATAGCTGTACCGGTCTCAGGGGAAGCAGCCTTTAATGAATGCTCCTCTATCCACCCTTTGTAGACAGAACCAAAACCACCTTTACCGATCACAGCATTTTGACTGAAGTTACTAGTGGCTTTTTTTAGTTCATCCAAGCAAAAGATCTCCAGTTTGGGTGATTGTAGGATCTCACCATGTGAAGGCTCTATTGCAGATGAGACCTTGCCGATGTCATTCTTATCTTTGTCAACACAATCACACCCTATACATGTCAATATGCGTTCATATACTGAAAGACATGTTACTACATGATAAATTTAGGAGTATGAATTTAGTTTAAATCGAAATTACaaggatttaaaatattttaaaccaaacaaaatAGTTGGTTTggtttctttaatttattttatactaaaacTAAACTAGAATTATTTTACTTCCAAAACCGAACGGAAACAAAAAACCGTTTTTTCACAATGTCAAACCAAGTTTCGCCCATTTAGTTTTCCGTTTTAGCATACTCCTATCGCTAAAAGTGAAATGAACAAATACATGAACCAAAAATGGTGAATCTCTTTTACTACTTTTTATGCCCAATTGGTGTCATATCATCAGCTTTAAGTTCATTTAGTTCTCATTTATAAACACTGTACTCCCAAACTCAATCTCATAgaatactaaattaaaattcCCAACACATACCTAAGAAACACCAAATTAATTAAGACTTAAAATCTCCACAATATGGGCTAAATTCACACAATTAGCAATTCCTTAACCCAATTTCATGACTCAATTCTATGATCAAACATTCTTATTAACACAAAGCAACATAACAAGATGGATTCAGCGGAAGAAAATGAAAACCttgaaataaaatcaatcaataacATGTAAAACTTAATATCAATAATCCCACAAAAAGAGTAAGGACACAAATGaaacaaactttaaaataaGGAAGATGAGAAATAAACATACCATGGAGTGAATTATTCAGCTGTTTTGTATTTGTACTAACGCATAACCCCATAATAAATACACACCCAGCCTCAGGTTTTGAAGAATGATCAGTAAAAAGATAAAACCCAGAACAAGAGTAAATGGTTTGTTAACTTTGACATTTTTTAGAAACGTAAATGATTTGTCGGAGGAAAGTGTTGAAGAAGCTTCCTTTTGTTCTGGAAGAACAAGACAGCAGTGGCGGGAACAAAAGTAATAACCAAGGAAAATACATTGAGGAAAAAATTCACAATAggtctctaatttttttaacttgttttatttttaacattttttaacatttgaacTTATATTTTGTGCAATATGCTGCCTGAAACTATCAAACTTTTTAATCATTGGCTTAACTCGTACGAATGCCCCCTTTACTTATGTGGTTTCTCGTCAAAGTTTGTTATTCTgtataatcaaaacaaaatatacaaaaatattcttataatttttaaaaaagtacaaatgaatccttttactttttttaagtataattaagccctttttgtttttaaatagaacaaataatcCTTTTCGTCTTACACCATTAGAAACAAACATgcctctcataatcatataggaaaaaaattcaaaaataattttaatgtttaaaatatttatcaaaaatttgagacggtaagtgtcccaaaagtaaactaaaaaagtttatttgtttgattttaaaacaacgagggtttaattgttcaattttaaaaacgcGAGGGTTTAATTATGCCCAAAAAAAGGTAAAAGAGCTGATTTCTGTTTTTTATAACTTCTGTCTATAATCAATAACCAAACTAATTGGTCATTTTATGGAGATAACGTATAAGAATCCATTCACTCATATTCTTCCTTCAATTTAgtcggttttgaaatttttttctaaactcagaaataataaaaataaacaagatCTCATTCAAGATACAGTTTGGTAAAGCTGTTCTAAAGATTTAACAACTTCTTCCATTGTTGGTCTTTGGTTTGGTTCAAATGAGAGGCATTGCATTGCAACTTCAGCAGCTTTGAACACATCACTTGATGAACATTTGCCCTTAAGACAAGGATCCAAAATTTTGATAGTTCTACGTTTGTTTTTAAGGTAAGGCTTTGCCCATTTTACTAAATCTCTTTCTGGTGACTCAAAGTTTATTTCCATTGCTCGCCGGCCAGTTAACATTTCAAGGAATACAACTCCGAAGCTATACACGTCGCTTTTCGTGGTTAAATGaccttgaaaaaaaattaaaaagtaatatAAGATGGTTAAGAAATTGGAAGTtgcattaaatttatataaaagtttatTATTCAACCAATAAATCGTAAATCTGTCTAGTACGGACAGGGGTGTGCGGTTTTCGAGTGTGATTGAATTAACcaagttacaaaaccaaaattttagtttgatttggtttcctattataattaaaaaaatttaaaatttgattaattcaattcaatttacaATTTGAAATTTCCTAATAAATGGAaggattaattgcaaattcatATACGAAATTTACCCTAATTtccaattacaacataaactttgaaacttggcaatgttagtaaccaactttacacttttggcaaatcgatacaccaaacatgAAAAATACTGACGTGGACATTGCAATATATTgccatgtgtcgttgcgtgat includes:
- the LOC126660440 gene encoding probable serine/threonine-protein kinase PBL10 isoform X1 codes for the protein MGLCVSTNTKQLNNSLHGCDCVDKDKNDIGKVSSAIEPSHGEILQSPKLEIFCLDELKKATSNFSQNAVIGKGGFGSVYKGWIEEHSLKAASPETGTAIAVAMLNPNGSQGQQECLTEIKYLGQLYHPNLVKLIGYCFENDYRLLVYEFMPNGSLEDHIFIRAGESHIQALSWDRRMKVALGAAEALAFLHNKVYAIHRDIKISSILLDANYNAKLSGFGLARDGPTGSKSYVSTRAVDTEYAAPEYIRTGHLSKKCDVYSFGIVLLEMISGRRVMERNRQPEEQNLGTWARNLRGRKDMFSQILNPAISGHHATTNVIKVAQLALKCVLVEPKLRPDIEEVVGVLIEVQDFHGSERSRGSKHYRLSNSSKYQETRQMKFGFEFHPRRPSTSLVSI
- the LOC126660440 gene encoding probable serine/threonine-protein kinase PBL10 isoform X2, with product MGLCVSTNTKQLNNSLHDKNDIGKVSSAIEPSHGEILQSPKLEIFCLDELKKATSNFSQNAVIGKGGFGSVYKGWIEEHSLKAASPETGTAIAVAMLNPNGSQGQQECLTEIKYLGQLYHPNLVKLIGYCFENDYRLLVYEFMPNGSLEDHIFIRAGESHIQALSWDRRMKVALGAAEALAFLHNKVYAIHRDIKISSILLDANYNAKLSGFGLARDGPTGSKSYVSTRAVDTEYAAPEYIRTGHLSKKCDVYSFGIVLLEMISGRRVMERNRQPEEQNLGTWARNLRGRKDMFSQILNPAISGHHATTNVIKVAQLALKCVLVEPKLRPDIEEVVGVLIEVQDFHGSERSRGSKHYRLSNSSKYQETRQMKFGFEFHPRRPSTSLVSI